Proteins from one Desulfatiglans anilini DSM 4660 genomic window:
- a CDS encoding NADH-ubiquinone oxidoreductase-F iron-sulfur binding region domain-containing protein, whose translation GGGAFVCGESSALFASIEGRAGEPRAKYVHATDKGLFDRPTCLNNVETWANVPLIIRNGVSWYRNIGTAGSKGTKIFSLVGKINNTGLVEVPMGTTLREIIFDIGGGIPGGRRFKAVQTGGPSGGCIPEQFLDMAVDFDALTEIGSMMGSGGMIVMDERTCMVDVAKYFLRFMEEESCGKCTPCREGILQMRRILDRITEGEGKMEDLETLTWMGGAIKDGALCALGQSAPNPVLTTLRYFREEYEAHIRDKRCPAGVCKALISYVVDSEACTGCHVCARVCPSGAIQGEKKEVHRIDAATCIRCGACYEACKFDAIKII comes from the coding sequence GGGGGCGGGGCGTTCGTCTGCGGCGAGTCCTCGGCCCTCTTCGCCTCCATCGAAGGGCGGGCGGGCGAGCCCAGGGCGAAATACGTGCACGCGACCGACAAAGGCCTTTTTGACCGGCCGACGTGTTTGAATAACGTGGAGACATGGGCGAACGTCCCCCTGATCATCCGCAACGGCGTTTCATGGTATCGGAACATCGGCACGGCCGGGAGCAAGGGCACGAAGATCTTTTCGCTCGTGGGAAAGATCAACAACACGGGCCTCGTCGAGGTGCCCATGGGCACGACCCTCCGGGAGATCATCTTCGATATCGGCGGGGGGATCCCGGGCGGCCGCCGCTTCAAGGCCGTCCAGACAGGCGGGCCTTCCGGCGGATGCATCCCCGAACAGTTTCTGGACATGGCGGTCGATTTCGATGCCCTGACCGAGATCGGTTCCATGATGGGGTCGGGCGGGATGATCGTCATGGATGAACGGACCTGCATGGTGGATGTGGCCAAGTATTTTCTAAGGTTTATGGAGGAGGAATCCTGCGGCAAGTGTACGCCCTGCCGGGAGGGGATCCTGCAGATGCGGCGCATCCTCGATCGAATCACCGAGGGCGAAGGGAAGATGGAAGACCTGGAGACGCTCACCTGGATGGGGGGCGCGATAAAAGACGGGGCCCTCTGCGCCCTGGGGCAGTCCGCGCCCAATCCTGTGCTCACGACGCTGCGCTACTTCCGGGAGGAATACGAGGCGCACATCCGCGACAAGCGCTGTCCGGCCGGGGTGTGCAAGGCCCTGATTTCCTACGTCGTTGACAGCGAGGCGTGCACGGGCTGCCACGTCTGCGCAAGGGTCTGCCCGAGCGGCGCCATTCAGGGCGAAAAGAAGGAAGTCCACCGGATCGATGCGGCGACCTGTATCCGCTGCGGGGCGTGTTACGAGGCATGCAAGTTCGACGCGATCAAGATCATCTGA